TTGAGGTCCGGACCAGATCCTCGTCGTCGAGCAGCCAGAGCACAGCAGCCCCGACCAGCGGGAGAAATAGAATGGAGGACAGAATCGGAAATCCGGCCGTGAGTTCTTCGAGCATGGACGTAGCCTAGTCGGGTTAAGACCTACATCTGAGCAAACAATTGAACGACAAGAACGAGCAGGAAGATCCCCGCGACGATGATGGCGGCATAATGATGCACCATTCCGCTCTGTATCTTCCGACCTTCGCGAGCCGCGAGGTGGTTGCTATATCCGATCACGTTCAGGCCGCCGTAGATAATATACTTCTCGATCCACGTGGATCCGGCAGAACCCCAATCAGCGAGCCATCCAACGCCCCGCACGATGCCGTCGATGATCGTGCGATCAAACCAGTCAAGGATTGCACCCAGACGTTTGAGCGGCTCCACGAAGATCAGGTCGTACAGTTCGTCGACGTAGTACTTGTTCAGCAGAAGCCGATACATCTTGGAGAATTTGTTCGCCCATCGGTCGGCTGTCGCCGGGCTCAGGCCGTAGAGAAAATGCGCCAGCCCCCATCCCGCCAAGGCTATGGCGATCGCAATGCTCATCAACAGCAACACCATGCCGGCATTTGTCTCATGCGCACTCCCAACTCCGACGACGGGCCCCAAAAATCCATGCAGCCAGCCATGCTCTGGAGGAAACCCCAAGATCACCCCACCCACGATCGAAAGGAAGGCAAGGGCTATCAGGGGAGCGACCATCACCATCGGAGATTCATGCACATGCTCAGCCGTATGAGGATCCATCCGAGACGAACCGTAGAACGTCAGATAGGTCAACCGGAACATATAAAAAGACGTCATCAATGCGCCGAACGCCGCCATGCTGTACAGGAGATAGTGATGAGTGGTGAAGGCATGAGCCATAATTTCGTCTTTGCTCCAGAATCCCGCTAAGGGAGGAAGGCCCGCGATCGCAATGGTGCCGACCAGAAACAGACGATGAGTCCATGGAATTCGGCTGCTCAGTCCGCCCATCTTCCGGATGTCCTGTTCCCCCGATAATGCATGGATGACCGATCCTGCCGCCAAGAACAACAGCGCTTTGAAGAACGCATGGGTCATGACGTGGAAAACGGACGCCGTATAGGCGCCGATCCCACAACCGAGAAACATATATCCGAGCTGGCTCACCGTCGAATAGGCCAGGACGCGTTTGATGTCGGTTTGGACGAGTCCGATGGTCGCGGCAAACAGGGCGGTGCCTCCGCCGACCAGCGCCACCGTCGACATCGCGACAGGTGAGAGATCAAAGATGGCGTGATTACGGACGACCATGTAGACACCGGCCGTCACCATGGTCGCCGCATGGATCAACGCGCTCACCGGCGTGGGACCTTCCATCGCATCGGGCAGCCATGTATGGAGGGGGAGCTGCGCCGACTTCCCAACCGCACCGATGAAGAGGCACAGAGCGATGGCCGTGGCCATATCTGGAGACAGTTGCCCGACCTGGGCAAAGACCTTGGTATAGTCGAGGGTCTTAAAGTTGCTGAAGACAAGAAATATCGCGACGAGAAATCCCGCGTCGCCGATCCTGTTGACGACGAAGGCTTTGGATGCTGCCTTGGCGGCCGAAATCTTGTCATAGTAATAACCGATCAAGAGATAGGAACAGAGCCCGACACCTTCCCAACCGATAAAGAGCACGAGATAGTTGTTCCCCATCACAAGAAGCAACATGGAGACCATGAAGAGATTCATGTAGGTGAAGAAGCGCGTAAATCCGGTTTCTCCGTGCATATAACCCACGGAATAGACGTGAATGAGGAACCCGACACCGGTGACGACCAGCAACCAAGCACAGGTCAGAGGATCCACCAGGTACGCCAAATTGATCGCGAGGTCGCCCCCGAAAATCCAATGATAGGCAACCACCTCATGGGAAGCTCCCGTACGCATGACATCGGCGAAGACGGCGATCGTACAGAGAAACGATAGGCCGACTGATCCCCAAGCCAATCGATGGGCCATCCCATGGGAGTAGCGGTGCCCGAGCAGGCCGTTCGCGAGAACCGCGAGCAACGGGAAAACGGGAATCAATTTGATGAGGAGGTCAGTCAAGCGGGACACAGTATCACACCATTCTGCGGATGCTCAGCCTGCCAACCATGCTGCACGGAGTTTGAACGTACAACGTACGCATGACGATACGTTGAGAGGTACGAGCCACCGACGGCACCGTTGGATCCGATCGTCCACACCCTGCTACCACTTCAAGAGGTTCATTTCATCCACATTCGTAGAAATCTTGCCTCTGAACACGACGATGATGATGGCCAAACCAACGGCCGCTTCACCAGCCGCGATGGCGATGATGAATAGTGCCACAAGTTGTCCCGCCATCGATTCCAAATAATGTGAGAACGCGACCAAATTGATGTTGGCCGCATTCATCATGATTTCAACCGACATCAGCACGATGATGAAGTTCCGTCTGACAAGCACACCCAAGAGCCCCGTCATAAAAAGGACCGCACTGACGGCTGTATAGGCAGATAGAGGAATCATAACCGCTCTCGATTCCTATCCAGGGGCTTCGGAGCCTTGGCCAAGACGATCGCGCCGATAATAGCTCCGAGCAGAAAGATACCGACGATCTCAAACTGCAAGAGATGGTCGCTGAACATCTTGATGCCCACGGCATAGGTATCGCCGTCTTGCAGCACCGCAGTGGTCGGAGCATCCCCCTTGACCCCCGAAAATGGAGACCGCAGGAGGAGGTACAAAACGTAGCCGGCTCCAAAGACAGCAGGCCCGAGAATATACGGAGCTGAGGGGTGAAAATAACGTTCATCCGTCTTGAGATTCAGCAACATCAACACGAAGAGGTACAGCACCAGAATCGCCCCAACGTAGACGATGACCTGCACGGCCCACAAAAACTCCGCATTCAGAAGAATGAATAGGCCAGAGACGTGCAAGAGCAACACGAGGAGAGAGAGCGCGCAGTGAACTGGGTGACGCAAGGACACCGTCATAACACCGGCGGCAATACTGATCAATGCAAAATAAACAAAAAACAGTCCGGTCATGGGTGCGGCTCAGCTCAGATGTTTGGGAGGCGGTTGGGTCGACTTCTGTACCGACTGCGGAAAATAGTAGCGGTACTCGCGGCTTTGCTCGACGTTCTTTTCTTGGTTGTGCGCATACAAATACTTCTTCCCGTCATCAAGATGGCGTTCGCCGATGTCGTAGAGCCGCTTCTTGTCGAACAGGAGACTGCGTTTGTCGTGGGTCGAGTATTCGTACATCTTGGTCATCGCCAAGGCGTTCACCGGACATGCTTCGACACAATAGCCGCAGAAGACGCATTTAGTGATATCGATATAAAATTCACTGGCGTAGCGCTGGAGCGGTCGGGCCGGATCCTCGGCACTGATCACCTTGATGCAATGCGAAGGACAGGCGGCCTCGCAAAGATCGCAGCCGACGCACCGTTCTCGCCCATCATCATATCGAAGCAAGCCAAGCGCACCGCGATGCGCATCAGGGATTGTTCGTTGCTCACGCGGATACTGAAACGTCATCGGGCGGTGAAGCATGTGTCGAAACGTAACCTTCATCGCGTCCACAATTTCGTAGAACAACGCAGCCTGAAGGATTCTTTTGGTCAACGCGGCGACACTCATCGGAGGCTCCTCGTCATGAATCTAGCTACTCGCTTACGCCTGTTCAACACTGACCCAGATCTGTTTGAACGACGGGACACCGGTCGCGGCATCAACCGACACCGGCATTAAGTCCTTCACAGGAGGTTCATTAAAATGCTCAGGAAAAAAACAGGTGCCTGGAGCGATGGACTGATCCGCCTGCACCGCGAGCTGAAGAGAACCACGATCGGAGGTCAAACGCACCTTCGCACCGTCTTGCAATCCGAGACGCTCCATGTCCCCTATATTCATCCGCAGCTTCCCTGTGTTCGGAGCAATCTTCATAAGCCCTGGCGCTTGCGTGGACAATTTCCCCGAATGCACCAATAACTGTCCCATCAATAGAGAAAAGGGGCGCGTATTCTCTCCAGATGACGGACCCTGTTGATAACGAGCCTTGACCTCCACTGCGTAGTCGCTGGACAAATACTGGTCAGGGACAGGCATCACTTTACGGGGTTGCCCGAGATTATAGTATCCGGGCAAAAGCTTCATAATCTCAGCTTGAATATCATTCGCCGATTGGTATTCCCATCGGCATCCCATGGCATTCGCAAGAGCTGTCATGATGTGCCAGTCCGGCAGGCTCTCTCCAAGCGGATCCATCGCCTGACGAACGCGCAGCACGCGACCTTCAAGATTTGTAAAGGTGCCGTCCTTCTCCGCATAGGTGCAAGCAGGAAGCACAAAATGAGCCAATTTCCCCGTCTCAGTCAAGAAAGGATCTTGCACGATTAACAGTTCGAGTCGTTCAAGAGCGGCTCGCACCTCCATCGACGCCGGCAAGGTGGCGAGCGGATTTTCCCCTAGAATGTACAGGGCTTTAATCCGTCCACTCTTGCATCGCTTCAAGATCTCGATGAGATGCGCTCCCGATCCGACAGGGGGGAGTGACGTTTCCCATGCTTTGGCGAACCGGTCCCGAACTGCTGGATCATCAAACCGAGCCTGACCTGGGAGAAACTCCGGTACTGCGCCCATATCAACGGCCCCTTGTTCATTCGGCTCCTCCGTCACGGTGTTCACACCGCAACCCGCTCGTCCGAGCTTGCCGGTGATCCAGGCGAGATCCATCAGTTTTAAGACGTTCTGATAGCCGTTCGTTCGTCTGACAATCCCTTCCGCACACAGGATGATCGACCTCGACGATTCGGCAAAAATAGCCGCAACCTCTCGGAAGGCTTCGACGGGAGAGCCGGTCTGAGCCGCTAGGCGCTCCAACGAAACATTCCCCACCGCGTTTTTGAGTGCCTCAAACGCTTGGGGGTGTTTCTCAACAACCTCTTCATCCACCAAATCCTGATCGATGGTCGTCTTGACCAACCCATCGATCACGGCACCCTCTGTGCCGGGCTTGATTAAAAACGGGTGGGATGCCAACTTTGCAATATTCGTCATGGCGCTGTCGAACGTCATCACCTGAGCCTTGTAGACCCGTATGGCTTCTTTGATTCGCACGGCGGTCAAGGGGTTCGTCTCGGTAATATTAGAGCCGAACAACATGATGGCTTTCGCTTTCGTCAGATCTTCCCAATCATTCGGCATTCTCCCCAGCCCCGTGGCCCGTTTGGACGCTAGGACAAAATTCATATGGCCGTAGCGGGCGCTACTATCGATCTGGTTGGTTCCAAAGCCAGTGCGCATAAGCTTCTGAAACAAATACAGCTCTTCGTTCGTGCAGCGGGCCGTAACAAGGCCACCGATGGCATCGGCACCGGATTTCCCCTTAATTTCGGCCAATCGGTCTACGAGCAGGTGCATCGTTTCCAGCCAAGGCTTTTGCACCAGCCGACCCCCTTCGCGGACAAGGGGTTGTGTAAGGCGGCTCTTACTGTCGAGATATTCGAACCCAAAACGTCCACGTACGCAGAGCCCGCCGTGCCCCTTGGCGGTTTCCGATCGGTCGCCCCACTTGTTCTTCCAGGATAACGGGGAGGTGATTCGGACCACCTCTTCATCTTTCGTTTCCAGATAGAGTTGGCAACCGTCTCCGCAGTAGTTGCAAGTCGTCGTCGTCTTCTTCATCTGCCACGGCTTATACAGATACTTGGAAAACTTGTTCGTGATGGCGCCGACCGGACAAACTGCCAAACAATCTCCGCAGAATTCACAATCGAGGGCGAGGTCGCCCTTTGCCACGACCTGGTTGAATCCACCCTTCTTCATGAACTGCAAGGCATCGATCATCAACACATCCTTGCAAACATTGATGCATTCCGCACATGCGATGCAGCGATTCATGTTGAAGTCGAGCACGGGACTGCGTGTATCTTCCGGAATGAATTTCTGCTTCGCATTGGCCAGATTTGTCACGCCATGCTGGAAGGCCATATCTTGTAGTTCACAATGTCCGTCCGCATCGCACACCGGGCAGTCGAGCGGATGCACCGACAGGTGTTTCTCGACGGCTTTCTTTCGCGCAAGAAAGAGATCCTCTCCCTCTGTACGGATCACCATTCCCGCCGCTGCCTTGGCGGTGCAGGACCGAACCGGAGCTTTCTTCCCCTCCTGCATGACGAGACACATGCCGCAAGAGCCGAAGGGGTCGAAGGTGTAGTGATAGCACATGGCCGGGATGATCTTGCCGGTCATGGCGATGACGTCGTACAACGACACCCCGTCCTTTGCCGTGACGGACTTCCCGTCAATGCTCAATTCGATCGTTGTCGCTTCAACGTCTGGATTAGTAGCCGGCTTCAGGCCCATTGTTGCCTCGTTATTCGTTCAACGTTACTCGGTAATTGCAAGAGATGCAGCAGTTCTGTAACGGTTCACGATTCACGTTTAACGCTTCCTAGCGGTCGCATTCACCCATCACGATATCGTACGTACCGAAGATGGTACAGGCATCAGAGATCATATAGCCTCTGGCCATATGATCGAACGCGCCCATGTGCACAAACGAAGGGGCGCGAATCTTGAGTCGATAGGGCTTTCCTCCCCCGGTACTGACGATGTAGAAACCCAATTCTCCCTTGTGGGCCTCAGTGCCGCAGTAGATTTCTCCTGGCGGAGCATCAAACCCCTGCGAGAAGAGTTTGAACTGTTGGATCATTGCCTCTAGGTTTGTAAAAACCCGTTCTTTCGGCGGCAGCGTCACGCTGGGAACATCCGCCATGATGGGCCCGTCCTGCATCTGCTCCAGACATTGGCGAATGATCTTGACGCTTTCGTAGAGCTCCATCACTCGAATCCAGTAACGATCGTACGTATCCCCATTTTTTCCGACTGGCACGCTGAACTCGCACTTTGGATAGGCGCTATAGGGCTCGTATTTACGAAGATCGTAGTCCACACCGGACCCGCGAAGAACCGGGCCGCTCAGACCAAAACTGACCGCATCTTCGGCGGAGATCACGGCGACCCCCTTGGTGCGCCCGAGCCAAATGCGGTTTCTCTCGAGAAACACCTGATATTCGTCGATCTTCGGCGGGAAATAGTCCAAGAACTGTTTGAGCTTGTCGATCAATGACGAAGTCAAGTCCCGCTCAACCCCGCCGATTCGGTACCAGCTGGTCGTAAGCCGAGCTCCGCACAGCTCGTCGAACCAATCGAGCAGGATTTCCCGATCCCGAAAACAATAAAAAAAGACGGTCATAGCCCCGATGTCAAGCGCCTGGGCGCTCAGCCAAAATTGGTGTCCAATGATCCGCTGAACCTCCGCCACGATCGTCCTGAGATATTCCGCCCGCTCTGGAACTTGTAAATTCAAGAGTTTTTCAACGGCACGGCAATAGGCAAAGTTGTTGTACATCGCGCAGACATAGTCGAGCCGGTCCGTATGAGGAATGAACTGATGATACGTGCCGTCCTCAGCAAGCTTTTCTACTCCTCGGTGGAGGTACCCCATTACCGGAGTAGATTTCACCAAGCGCTCCCCTTCCAGCTCTAGAATGACCTTCAGCACACCGTGCGTACTCGGGTGTTGAGGTCCCATGTTGAGCAGGAGTTCCTCGGTTCGCAGTGTCGGAAGCGTCTCGCTCTCCGGATGTTCCGGGTTGATCTTATAGACGGTGGTTCTTTGGTCTTCGAATGCCATGCCGGTGGAGGCTCCTATCGAGGCACTTCATCTAGAAAATCAAACGTGTCCCGCCAGCCCTTTCCACGGAGTGGAAAATCCTTACGCAGCGGATAACCTTCCGCATAATCATCAGGCATTAAAATCCGACGAAGGTCGGGATGGTTTCGAAACCGGATACCCATCATGTCGAAGACTTCGCGTTCCATGAAATCGGCACCTTTCCAAAGATCCGTCAAGGAATCCACGACACAATCCGATTCAGGCACCCGTGTCTTGAGTCGAAGGCGATGTCGCTTCCTAATCGAGTAGATCTCCCACACGACTTCGAATCGCGCTTCGTCATCAGGCCAATCCACGGAACTCACATGAACGATATAATCGAAATCCATCCCAGGATCGTTTCGCAGAAACTGAGCAACTTCATGAAGTTTGTCTCGGGAGACGGTCACTGCCGCGTCACCGCGCCACTCAACCAGCCCGGTGATCTCGACCGAAAACGTCTGCTGCATTCGCTGGAGCAGTGGATGCATAACGGCGCCTTACGCCTTCAAACTGGCCTTGACCTGCTCCGGTTGAGTCACAAACACACGTTTTTGCATGATGCGCTCCTGCAGTTTTAGAATGCCGTCCAAGAGGGCCTCCGGAGTCGGAGGGCAACCGGGCACATAAATGTCAACGGGAATAAATCGATCGACTCCCTGCACGACACTGTAACTGTCATAGATGTTTCCCGAGGTGGCACAGGACCCCATCGCAATCACATATTTAGGTTCGGGCATTTGGTCGTAAATTTTTCGGATCACCGGCGCCATGCGCCGGCACACGGTTCCGGCGACGATCATCAAATCCGACTGTCGCGGTGAACCACGAAACACTCCTGCCCCGAACCGATCCATATCGTACCGAGAAGAAACGGCGGCCATCATCTCGATAGCGCAGCAAGCCAGTCCAAAGGTCATCGGCCAGAGAGAACCCTTCCTCGCCCAGTTGACGGCTTTTTCGAGAGACCCCGTGATGACATCCGGAGCTCCGTCTTTCTCCTGACGTCCCAGCTGGATTAGTCCCATACAACCCTCAGTCCCACTCCAGCGCGCCTTTTCGCCAGGCATACACGTAAGCCACAATGAACAATCCTATAAAAATCATCATTTCAATCAACCCAATCACCCCGATCTTGGTAAATACGACGGCCCAAGGATAGAGAAAGATCACTTCAATGTCGAAGATGACGAACAACATCGCAAAAATGTAATACCTGACCGGAAACGGCATACGGGCATCGGAAAATGGTTCCGCTCCACACTCGTAGGTCGACAATTTTTCCGGTTCCGGATACCTGGGCTGCACAAAATAACTGACGAGCAAAGTCACTACCCCAAAAATCAGCGTTACCACGATAAAGAGAAAGACCGGAAAAAACTTCGTCAGATATTCAAGAAGAGCTTCGGTTCCAGTCATTTAGTTTCTGCTCTCACAAAGTATTGACCTTGAAAGGGTATTAGAGATCTGATGCGTGAAATTTTAGTGCCCGGATCTCGGGGATAGCAAGCGAACAAAGGACCTAATTCCGGGCGGACCCGAAAGTCCTAGGAATGGCAGTCTGTGAGTGGAGAGATAGGTTGAAGGATTAGGTTCTTGCTGCAACAAAACTCAGGCATCAACCGCCTAATCTCTTTCGCGTTGTTCATCGTCCATCCCGCAGGAGGATGGTCCAGCGTGAGAACTCTCCCATTCCGATTCGAGAGGAGAAAACGCCTTGACCTTTCGCCGCCGATGGATCTGTGTTTCGATTCGTTTCTCCTGGCGAGAGCCCATCGAGAGACGCTGATCCTTTTGTTCATCACCATTCATCGTCGGTCACGCCCCTCCCCGGAGAGACAAGGGATGACAACATTGCTTCCACGTTATCATCGGAGCGAACGGCCCGTCAAACTCGACCGATCCAGTTCAAATTCTTGACAACACAGCGTCTTTTGCTATGTTTTTTCAAGCAACCCTGGCCTCAGAAGGAACCTAATCTATGAAAACCCTGGCGTCCCTCGTCTTAGTCCTCTGTTCAGGAGCCGGCCTCTCACTTGAGGCAGTGCTGGCAGAGACACCAGAGATCGATTCTATTCGGTTTTCGCAGGCGGCACTCGCCTTTTCCAGTGGCGCCATCCAGAAAACATCCCCGATCGACGGAACCGTAAACTTGATAACCGGCGATAATCAGTCAACAGGTAATCGCATGCTTCTTGGCAAGCGAGATTCACTCTATCTCAAACTCAACAACCCAACCGACGTGGCAGTGGGTGACCTCTTCACCGTCTACCGGCGGGTTCGGAAAGTGTTCCATCCTGTGACGAAGGAATATCTCGGCTTTGTGATGAATCGCTCAGCGGTCGTGAGGGTGACCGCTGCCGACCACGCTCTCACGACCGCTGAGGCCGTGCTGAGCTACGGATCGATTTCCCCTGGTGACCCTGTCATGCGCTTTGCGCCTCTGGCTCCAGATATCGAGGCGAGCCCCGCGTCGAACATCCCCGACATCGAGGGTATGATCATTGAGCTCCAGGCCGACCGGACGATGACGCTGGTCTCACAGTCAAACGTTGTGTACTTGGATCGAGGGAGGGAAGATGGACTAAAGACCGGCGAATTCCTCGATATCCATCGGCACAGCGCCGGGCTTCCTCCACGAAAGATCGGCCAACTCAAGGTCCTATCGGTAGAAGCTCATACAGCAGCAGCTCTCGTATTTAAGGCCAACACCCGCGTCATCACAGGAGACCGGTTCAAACGAGTTGGATACGCCGCACCCCTCACCAAGCCTGTAGGCGCAAGCCCGGAGTTGCCCACCACTCAGGCCGGTCAAACGGTCCAGGCTGATCCGGTATCCAGCAAGCTGAAAATGCAGGATGCATCCGGACAAAGCCGGGTCAACCTTGGGGACCTCGCGAAGTTCCTGCGCTACGACTCAGGGGATGCGGCTATCAAGACAGAAAATTACCAAGTGCTCGATCAGTTGATCGAATACCTGCGCGGGAGCGGCGACATGAGGATGATCCGAATCGAGGGTCATACGGATAACGTGGAGATCGGCCCTTCGCTCAAGTCGCGGTATCCAAGCAATTGGGAGTTGTCCAAAGTGCGCGCTAACGGCGTCCTCCGCTATCTCATGGAAAAAGGTGGCGTGGAGCCGGGACGGATCAGTGCGGTGGGACTAGGAGACACCAAACCAACAGCCGCAAATACGGCGGAGGAGGGCCGCGCGAGGAATCGACGCGTGGAAATCCTTCTCTATGCTCCTGATGCTCCGACGCTTAAACCTGACGCACAGACTCAAGTACAAAGGCTCGAACACAATGCATCGAGTTTGAGTGCACGAGACGGCAACGACCCATCCTTCCTTCCACCTGCTGCATCAGACCCAGCTGGCTCCTCTGCGCGAGGAACCCTCTCCCTCAGCGATTCCACCCAGGTTTCTGTGAAGGACGGATCAGGTGCCGCCAATAACCCCGATGCGAGTGATGCCCTTTCCGCAGCCGGTAATAAGCTGGATACCCTGCCTCAGCCAACCGCCGGGACTCCGGCGGAATAGCATCGACTTAGCAGGCTGCGGAAAACCCCTCCCTCAGTACCTCCGAGAGCCTCAGGACGAACGGAGCGGTCACTGAATATACTGGGGATCCAGATCGTGCTGCGCTCACCGAAACCGACCAAATCGAATTTGTCCGCAGCCTGCTAGACGGTAGCCTAAACACTCTTTTTGTACACGATTAGCCCACCGATGAGGAGTGCACCCATCACCAATGCGAACAACCACATCATATCCATAACGGCTCCTTTCAATAGGTCGTTAATGACAACGTGAAATCTTGTCATCCAAAAGGAGCAACTCTTGTGCTCAACGCATTCCAACGAGACCGCCTCAGAACTCGGCCAAAATAGACGCACCACACATCACGTCCGCGTGAGTGATTCACCGGGGAGGGGGTAAATATCCTCAAGACTGTCTATTTGCTTAGACAGATGAAACCGTCAGGATCTCCATTGGCAGATAGGCGGCTGCTAGCCAAAATGCTCACGCCCATGCGGTGTGGTCAAATCTTGGTTGGGGCCGATCGGGACAATACGGGTGGGATTGATGTCGTCGTGCGTCACGTAGTAATGCCGCTTAATATGGTCGAAATTCACGGTATCGGCAATCCCGTCGGTTTGGTAGAGGTCTTTGAGATACCCGAAGAGATTGGGATAATCGATGATCCGCCGGACATTGCACTTAAAATGTCCGTGGTAGACCGCATCGAACCGAACCAACGTGACAAACAGTCGCCAGTCGGTTTCCACGAAGTCCAGCCCGAAGAGGTAACGCCGACCTGCCAGGCGCGTTTCGAGCTGATCCAGCGCGGCAAACAACCGCCGTGCCGCCCGTTC
This region of Nitrospira sp. genomic DNA includes:
- a CDS encoding NADH-quinone oxidoreductase subunit J, translated to MTGLFFVYFALISIAAGVMTVSLRHPVHCALSLLVLLLHVSGLFILLNAEFLWAVQVIVYVGAILVLYLFVLMLLNLKTDERYFHPSAPYILGPAVFGAGYVLYLLLRSPFSGVKGDAPTTAVLQDGDTYAVGIKMFSDHLLQFEIVGIFLLGAIIGAIVLAKAPKPLDRNRERL
- a CDS encoding NADH-quinone oxidoreductase subunit C — encoded protein: MHPLLQRMQQTFSVEITGLVEWRGDAAVTVSRDKLHEVAQFLRNDPGMDFDYIVHVSSVDWPDDEARFEVVWEIYSIRKRHRLRLKTRVPESDCVVDSLTDLWKGADFMEREVFDMMGIRFRNHPDLRRILMPDDYAEGYPLRKDFPLRGKGWRDTFDFLDEVPR
- the ndhC gene encoding NADH-quinone oxidoreductase subunit A, which translates into the protein MTGTEALLEYLTKFFPVFLFIVVTLIFGVVTLLVSYFVQPRYPEPEKLSTYECGAEPFSDARMPFPVRYYIFAMLFVIFDIEVIFLYPWAVVFTKIGVIGLIEMMIFIGLFIVAYVYAWRKGALEWD
- a CDS encoding NADH-quinone oxidoreductase subunit B: MGLIQLGRQEKDGAPDVITGSLEKAVNWARKGSLWPMTFGLACCAIEMMAAVSSRYDMDRFGAGVFRGSPRQSDLMIVAGTVCRRMAPVIRKIYDQMPEPKYVIAMGSCATSGNIYDSYSVVQGVDRFIPVDIYVPGCPPTPEALLDGILKLQERIMQKRVFVTQPEQVKASLKA
- the nuoK gene encoding NADH-quinone oxidoreductase subunit NuoK; the encoded protein is MIPLSAYTAVSAVLFMTGLLGVLVRRNFIIVLMSVEIMMNAANINLVAFSHYLESMAGQLVALFIIAIAAGEAAVGLAIIIVVFRGKISTNVDEMNLLKW
- a CDS encoding molybdopterin-dependent oxidoreductase, coding for MGLKPATNPDVEATTIELSIDGKSVTAKDGVSLYDVIAMTGKIIPAMCYHYTFDPFGSCGMCLVMQEGKKAPVRSCTAKAAAGMVIRTEGEDLFLARKKAVEKHLSVHPLDCPVCDADGHCELQDMAFQHGVTNLANAKQKFIPEDTRSPVLDFNMNRCIACAECINVCKDVLMIDALQFMKKGGFNQVVAKGDLALDCEFCGDCLAVCPVGAITNKFSKYLYKPWQMKKTTTTCNYCGDGCQLYLETKDEEVVRITSPLSWKNKWGDRSETAKGHGGLCVRGRFGFEYLDSKSRLTQPLVREGGRLVQKPWLETMHLLVDRLAEIKGKSGADAIGGLVTARCTNEELYLFQKLMRTGFGTNQIDSSARYGHMNFVLASKRATGLGRMPNDWEDLTKAKAIMLFGSNITETNPLTAVRIKEAIRVYKAQVMTFDSAMTNIAKLASHPFLIKPGTEGAVIDGLVKTTIDQDLVDEEVVEKHPQAFEALKNAVGNVSLERLAAQTGSPVEAFREVAAIFAESSRSIILCAEGIVRRTNGYQNVLKLMDLAWITGKLGRAGCGVNTVTEEPNEQGAVDMGAVPEFLPGQARFDDPAVRDRFAKAWETSLPPVGSGAHLIEILKRCKSGRIKALYILGENPLATLPASMEVRAALERLELLIVQDPFLTETGKLAHFVLPACTYAEKDGTFTNLEGRVLRVRQAMDPLGESLPDWHIMTALANAMGCRWEYQSANDIQAEIMKLLPGYYNLGQPRKVMPVPDQYLSSDYAVEVKARYQQGPSSGENTRPFSLLMGQLLVHSGKLSTQAPGLMKIAPNTGKLRMNIGDMERLGLQDGAKVRLTSDRGSLQLAVQADQSIAPGTCFFPEHFNEPPVKDLMPVSVDAATGVPSFKQIWVSVEQA
- the nuoL gene encoding NADH-quinone oxidoreductase subunit L; this translates as MSRLTDLLIKLIPVFPLLAVLANGLLGHRYSHGMAHRLAWGSVGLSFLCTIAVFADVMRTGASHEVVAYHWIFGGDLAINLAYLVDPLTCAWLLVVTGVGFLIHVYSVGYMHGETGFTRFFTYMNLFMVSMLLLVMGNNYLVLFIGWEGVGLCSYLLIGYYYDKISAAKAASKAFVVNRIGDAGFLVAIFLVFSNFKTLDYTKVFAQVGQLSPDMATAIALCLFIGAVGKSAQLPLHTWLPDAMEGPTPVSALIHAATMVTAGVYMVVRNHAIFDLSPVAMSTVALVGGGTALFAATIGLVQTDIKRVLAYSTVSQLGYMFLGCGIGAYTASVFHVMTHAFFKALLFLAAGSVIHALSGEQDIRKMGGLSSRIPWTHRLFLVGTIAIAGLPPLAGFWSKDEIMAHAFTTHHYLLYSMAAFGALMTSFYMFRLTYLTFYGSSRMDPHTAEHVHESPMVMVAPLIALAFLSIVGGVILGFPPEHGWLHGFLGPVVGVGSAHETNAGMVLLLMSIAIAIALAGWGLAHFLYGLSPATADRWANKFSKMYRLLLNKYYVDELYDLIFVEPLKRLGAILDWFDRTIIDGIVRGVGWLADWGSAGSTWIEKYIIYGGLNVIGYSNHLAAREGRKIQSGMVHHYAAIIVAGIFLLVLVVQLFAQM
- the nuoD gene encoding NADH dehydrogenase (quinone) subunit D; translated protein: MAFEDQRTTVYKINPEHPESETLPTLRTEELLLNMGPQHPSTHGVLKVILELEGERLVKSTPVMGYLHRGVEKLAEDGTYHQFIPHTDRLDYVCAMYNNFAYCRAVEKLLNLQVPERAEYLRTIVAEVQRIIGHQFWLSAQALDIGAMTVFFYCFRDREILLDWFDELCGARLTTSWYRIGGVERDLTSSLIDKLKQFLDYFPPKIDEYQVFLERNRIWLGRTKGVAVISAEDAVSFGLSGPVLRGSGVDYDLRKYEPYSAYPKCEFSVPVGKNGDTYDRYWIRVMELYESVKIIRQCLEQMQDGPIMADVPSVTLPPKERVFTNLEAMIQQFKLFSQGFDAPPGEIYCGTEAHKGELGFYIVSTGGGKPYRLKIRAPSFVHMGAFDHMARGYMISDACTIFGTYDIVMGECDR
- the nuoI gene encoding NADH-quinone oxidoreductase subunit NuoI — translated: MSVAALTKRILQAALFYEIVDAMKVTFRHMLHRPMTFQYPREQRTIPDAHRGALGLLRYDDGRERCVGCDLCEAACPSHCIKVISAEDPARPLQRYASEFYIDITKCVFCGYCVEACPVNALAMTKMYEYSTHDKRSLLFDKKRLYDIGERHLDDGKKYLYAHNQEKNVEQSREYRYYFPQSVQKSTQPPPKHLS